The sequence AGGGCCAGCCGAGCGCGTCGACGAGCGCACCGAGTGCGCCGTCGTCCACCCGCCGCGCGACGCCGCCCGCATCGGTCCAGTCGGTTTCCAGGCCGGCCGCGCGCGCGAGTTCGGCGATCGACACGTCGGTCGTCATGATCGGCCCTGTCCGTTGATGCGGTGCTGCCGCGCATCGTGGTTGACCTTGCCGTCGCGCCACGCGATGCACGCGCGGGGCGGCAGCCGCAGGTCGCGCAACCGGTCGCGTGCGCGCGGCGGTGTCTCGAACACGATCTTGCCGACCGGCAGCGCGGGCAGCACCGCATCGTGCGAGCCGAGGTTCAACGCGATCGTCAGCGTGCTGCCGTCGCCGAGACGCCAGCGCGCGACGAGCGCCTGCGGGTCGCCGTCGCCCGTGAGCAGGTCGACGCCGAGTGCGCGCGCGCCGGGCAGGTTCGGCGTCACCAGCGCCGCGCGCACGGCCAGCGCGCTGCGGTAGAAGCGCCGCCATGCGTCGGTGTCGGGCGTGGTTTCGTCGCTGCTGCCGTGCAGCGTCGAACGCACGAATGTCGCGATGTCGTTCGGATCGGGAATCGCATCGCGATGCGCGGCGTCGGCGAAGGCCGGAAAGGCGGCGAACTCGCGGCGCCGGCCTTCGCGTACCGCGTCGGCAAGCGCGCCGCGATAGTCGGTGAAGAACTGGAACGGCTGCGTGCTGCCGTCTTCCTCGCCCATGAACAGCAGCGGGATCGACGGCGCGAGCAGCAGCAGCGCGGTCGCCGCGCGCACCGCGTCTTCGTTCGCGAGCGTGCGCAGCCGTTCGCCGAACGCGCGGTTGCCGACCTGGTCGTGGTTCTGCAGGAACGCGACGAACGCGGTCGGCGGCAGGTGCGCGCTCGGTTCGCCGCGCGCGGCGCCGTCGTGCAGCGGCGACGGTTCGCCCTGGTACGCGAAGCCTTCGCCGAGCGTGCGCGCGAGATGGCGCAGCGGCGCGTCCGCGTACGCGCGGTAGTAGCCGTCGCGCTCGCCGGTCAGCAGCACGTGCGCGCTGTTGTGGAAGTCGTCGTTCCATTGCGCGTCGAAGCCGCCGGGCCCGAGCAGGCTCGCCGCATTGCGCTCGTTCTCCAGCACGAGGTGCACGTGGCGCGTGTCGCCAACGTACGCGCGCACGCGGCGCGCGAGTTCGCGCAGCCATGCGTCGTCGTCGATCGCGTGCGCGGCATCGATGCGCAGCCCGTCGATACGGAATTCGTCGAGCCAGTACAGCGCGTTCTCGATGAAGAACGTGCTGGTCTGTTCGCGCGAAAAGTCGATGGCCGGCCCCCACGCGGTCTGCCGGTCTGCGCGGAAGAACGCGGGTGCGTAGCGCGGCAGCAGGTTGCCTTCCGGGCCGAAGTGGTTGTAGACGACGTCGAGGAACACCTGCATCTCGAGCCCATGCGCGGCATCGATCAACGCCTTCAGTTCCTCGGGCCGCCCGTACGACGCATCGGGCGCGAACGGCAGCACGCCGTCGTAGCCCCAGTTGCGCATGCCCGGGAACGCGTTGACGGGCATCAGCTCGACGGCGGTCACGCCGAGCGCGGCGATTTCCGGCAGGCGCCGCTCGACGCTCGCGTGGCCGCCGCATGCGCCGATGTGCAGCTCGTACAGCACCGTTTCATGCCACGGACGGCCGCGCCACGCGTCGTGGCGCCAGCGGTACGCCGCCGGATCGACGACCTGGCTCGGGCCTTCCACGCCGCCCGGCTGGAAGCGCGATGCGGGATCGGGCACCGCGAGGCCGCCATCGAGCCGGTAGCGATACAGCGTGCCGGGGCCGCAGGGCACGGTGGCTTCGAACCAGCCGTCGCCCACTGCTGTCATCGCGACGGCGGGTGCATCTTCACCCTCGATTTCGACGGCGGCCGTGCGGCTCGCGGGCGCCCACAGCCAGAAGCGTGTGCGGTCGACATCGACGCAGGTCGTGCCGAACGACGATTCGAACGCATGCGAGCCGGATGGGCGGGCAGGGCGTGATCTCATGGCGAGTCTCCCGAATGCAGGTCGGGCGGCACGGCGGCCACCGCGATCGCGGCTGCGTGCGCGGCGACGTCGAGCCCGTCGGCCGGCCAGGCGCGCGGGCCGGCGTCCGGTGTGGCCGTGTCGACCAGCACGCGATAGTCGAGTACCGGCGCGGGCGGCGCGAACACGACCGTCTCGGACGACGCGTTCAGCATCACGAGCAGCGCCTCGGTGCGCCCGGTGCGGCCTGTGCCGACGCGCCGCATCGTCAGCGCGCGGCGCTCGCGGTCCTGCCACGCGGGCACGGTCATCGCGTCGCCGCGCTCGTCGAACCAGTCGATCTCGGCCATGCCCGGCGCGGCGTCGCGGTCGCCCGACGGATAGCGCGGCGTGGACATCACCGGATACATGCGCCGCAGCGCGGCGAGCCGCGACACGAAGCGCATCAGCGTCACCGCTTCGTCGCTGCGCGCCAGATCCCAGTCGAGCCATGACAGCTCGTTGTCCTGGCAGTACGCGTTGTTGTTGCCGTGCTGCGTGCGGCCGAACTCGTCGCCGGCCACCAGCATCGGCGTGCCGAGCGCGGTAAACAGCGTCGCGAGCATCGAGCGGGCGACGCGCGCGCGCACCGCACGGATCGCCGCATCGTCGCTCGGCCCTTCGACGCCCCAGTTCGCGCTGCAGTTGTCGTCGCGGCCGTCGCGGTTGTCCTCGCCGTTCGCGTCGTTGTGTTTCGCCGAATACGACACGAGATCGGCGAGCGTGAACCCGTCATGCGCGGTGACGAAATTGACCGACGCCCACGTGTG comes from Burkholderia lata and encodes:
- the treZ gene encoding malto-oligosyltrehalose trehalohydrolase yields the protein MRSRPARPSGSHAFESSFGTTCVDVDRTRFWLWAPASRTAAVEIEGEDAPAVAMTAVGDGWFEATVPCGPGTLYRYRLDGGLAVPDPASRFQPGGVEGPSQVVDPAAYRWRHDAWRGRPWHETVLYELHIGACGGHASVERRLPEIAALGVTAVELMPVNAFPGMRNWGYDGVLPFAPDASYGRPEELKALIDAAHGLEMQVFLDVVYNHFGPEGNLLPRYAPAFFRADRQTAWGPAIDFSREQTSTFFIENALYWLDEFRIDGLRIDAAHAIDDDAWLRELARRVRAYVGDTRHVHLVLENERNAASLLGPGGFDAQWNDDFHNSAHVLLTGERDGYYRAYADAPLRHLARTLGEGFAYQGEPSPLHDGAARGEPSAHLPPTAFVAFLQNHDQVGNRAFGERLRTLANEDAVRAATALLLLAPSIPLLFMGEEDGSTQPFQFFTDYRGALADAVREGRRREFAAFPAFADAAHRDAIPDPNDIATFVRSTLHGSSDETTPDTDAWRRFYRSALAVRAALVTPNLPGARALGVDLLTGDGDPQALVARWRLGDGSTLTIALNLGSHDAVLPALPVGKIVFETPPRARDRLRDLRLPPRACIAWRDGKVNHDARQHRINGQGRS